The Caulobacter sp. FWC26 genome contains a region encoding:
- a CDS encoding CPBP family intramembrane glutamic endopeptidase has product MDGLLSIGAILALLLLAGGAIALLGGRSAVSFRWLLAAAGLVLLNDALLTRVYRLVPDLIGGDWNWQGKLAALAATLALAALPVLGWRASGLTWRQQHLKGPLIVAGLYALLFVGLALAFPNEPADAETLAFQLTMPGLEEEAFYRGVLLLALDRAFTGRVRLLGVDWSWGAALSCALFGLAHAFGVSKGEISFEPLAFALTAGPSLIAVWVRLRTGSILLPVLMHNLGNAASLLI; this is encoded by the coding sequence ATGGACGGTTTGTTGAGCATCGGCGCGATCCTGGCGCTGTTACTGTTAGCGGGCGGCGCCATTGCGCTTTTGGGCGGACGCAGCGCCGTCTCGTTCCGCTGGCTATTGGCGGCGGCGGGTCTGGTGCTTCTCAACGACGCCCTGCTCACCCGGGTCTATCGCTTGGTCCCCGACCTGATCGGCGGCGACTGGAACTGGCAGGGCAAGCTGGCGGCCCTGGCCGCGACCCTGGCCCTGGCCGCCCTGCCCGTCCTGGGCTGGCGCGCGAGCGGCCTGACCTGGCGACAGCAGCATCTCAAGGGACCGCTGATCGTCGCCGGCCTCTATGCTCTGCTGTTCGTCGGCCTGGCCCTGGCCTTTCCGAACGAACCCGCCGACGCCGAGACCCTGGCATTCCAGCTGACCATGCCCGGCCTTGAGGAAGAGGCGTTCTATCGCGGCGTGCTCCTGCTGGCCCTTGACCGCGCCTTCACGGGCCGGGTCCGGCTCCTGGGGGTCGACTGGAGCTGGGGCGCGGCGCTGTCCTGCGCCCTCTTTGGGCTGGCGCACGCGTTCGGCGTCTCCAAGGGCGAGATCTCGTTCGAGCCGCTCGCCTTCGCCCTGACCGCCGGCCCCTCGCTGATCGCGGTCTGGGTGCGGCTGCGCACGGGAAGCATCCTGCTGCCGGTGCTGATGCACAACCTGGGCAACGCCGCATCCCTGTTGATCTGA
- a CDS encoding response regulator — MFVFDGNVRTIQRVAAKVQRVMVVDPNPATARLLSEQLRPLGGVQIFSAPTAEKGYAMARAVDPQLIFVEHGASSGVDGLAFTRKLRRSDLASREAPVIMCTSEATAEVILGARDAGVHEFMRKPFNLKDLERRLEAVTLKPRDWVEAVAYVGPDRRRFNSADYKGPRKRKADGAGTPAARLSQALRIVKSAAQALDSDPAQARRALVAQAVELRRVGEVVKEPRLIQAADALMSCMQSDVAGPVARQELVKRIDALMGFMAPEDKVRAA, encoded by the coding sequence GTGTTCGTGTTCGACGGTAACGTCCGCACAATTCAGCGTGTCGCCGCCAAGGTGCAGCGGGTCATGGTCGTGGACCCCAATCCCGCGACCGCACGCCTGTTGTCGGAACAACTGCGCCCCTTGGGCGGCGTGCAGATTTTCTCGGCCCCGACCGCCGAGAAGGGCTACGCCATGGCCCGCGCGGTCGACCCCCAACTGATCTTCGTCGAACACGGCGCGTCTTCGGGCGTCGATGGATTGGCTTTCACGCGCAAGCTGCGTCGCAGTGATCTGGCTTCCCGCGAAGCCCCCGTGATCATGTGCACCTCCGAGGCGACCGCCGAGGTGATCTTGGGCGCGCGCGATGCAGGCGTACACGAGTTCATGCGCAAGCCTTTCAATTTGAAAGACCTTGAGCGTCGTCTGGAAGCCGTCACCCTGAAGCCCCGCGATTGGGTCGAGGCCGTGGCCTACGTCGGTCCCGACCGTCGCCGTTTCAACTCGGCCGACTACAAGGGCCCCCGCAAGCGCAAGGCTGATGGGGCGGGCACGCCGGCGGCGCGCCTGTCCCAGGCCTTGCGTATCGTCAAGTCGGCCGCCCAGGCGTTGGACTCCGATCCGGCTCAAGCCCGACGCGCCCTGGTCGCCCAGGCGGTGGAACTGCGGCGTGTCGGCGAGGTGGTCAAGGAGCCCCGCCTGATCCAGGCCGCCGACGCCTTGATGAGTTGCATGCAGTCCGACGTCGCCGGTCCCGTCGCGCGTCAGGAACTGGTCAAGCGCATCGACGCCCTGATGGGCTTCATGGCTCCGGAAGACAAGGTCCGCGCAGCCTGA
- a CDS encoding VOC family protein, with product MLYGRRLSRNFGFREEAEMKITGVNHLALVCRDMAETVRFYTEILQMPLVKTVALPDGGQHFFFDCGGGSCLAFFWWPDVPPAAPGVASVKAFPAEAKTAVGSMNHVAFSVDEADLDACLERLQAAGVPVFPMVVNHDDSEMGVARKLHSGVFVRSVYFTDPNGIMMELAAFTRAFGPGDVRHEPARATADA from the coding sequence ATGCTGTACGGCCGCCGGCTTTCGCGTAACTTCGGTTTCCGGGAGGAAGCCGAGATGAAGATCACCGGCGTCAATCACCTTGCTCTTGTGTGCCGCGACATGGCCGAGACGGTGAGGTTCTATACCGAGATCCTGCAGATGCCGCTGGTCAAGACCGTGGCCCTGCCGGACGGCGGCCAGCACTTTTTCTTCGACTGCGGCGGCGGATCCTGCCTGGCCTTCTTCTGGTGGCCCGATGTCCCGCCAGCAGCGCCCGGCGTGGCGTCCGTCAAGGCGTTTCCAGCCGAAGCCAAGACGGCGGTCGGCTCGATGAACCATGTGGCCTTCAGCGTCGATGAGGCCGATCTGGACGCCTGCCTTGAGCGTCTGCAGGCGGCCGGCGTTCCGGTGTTTCCGATGGTCGTGAACCACGACGACAGCGAGATGGGTGTCGCCCGCAAGCTGCATTCGGGCGTCTTCGTGCGTTCGGTCTACTTCACCGATCCGAACGGGATCATGATGGAGCTGGCCGCCTTCACCCGCGCCTTTGGGCCGGGCGACGTGCGGCACGAACCGGCCCGCGCCACGGCGGACGCCTGA
- a CDS encoding alpha/beta fold hydrolase produces MTARPPQLILLPGLLNDAELWRDQISGLSDVARIWVPDLTPYATIREMTEHVLASAEPTFALAGFSMGGYVAQDIARIAPDRIERLALLDTSIHVDTPQRAAQRQALNKAAAKGGTFLGIGQTIIKSYIDSSRLDDVELTTRIVDMTQRLGREVFLRQNSLEREDGEAALRALRVPMVVIVGENDQITPAEGHREMATAIGCSHLVVIPQTGHMTPMEAPGAVNGALRHWLQRPAGHR; encoded by the coding sequence ATGACTGCGCGCCCGCCTCAGCTGATCCTGCTCCCCGGACTCCTCAACGACGCCGAGCTGTGGCGCGACCAGATCAGCGGCCTCTCAGACGTCGCGCGGATATGGGTTCCTGACCTGACGCCCTACGCCACGATCCGCGAGATGACCGAGCATGTGCTGGCGAGTGCGGAGCCGACCTTCGCCTTGGCCGGCTTCTCTATGGGCGGCTACGTCGCCCAGGACATCGCCCGGATCGCGCCGGACCGCATCGAGCGCCTGGCGCTTCTGGACACCTCGATCCATGTCGACACACCGCAGCGCGCCGCCCAGCGTCAGGCGCTGAACAAGGCCGCGGCCAAGGGCGGAACGTTCCTCGGCATCGGTCAGACGATCATCAAGAGCTATATCGACTCCTCGCGCCTCGACGATGTCGAACTCACCACCCGCATCGTCGACATGACCCAGCGCCTCGGTCGCGAGGTGTTCCTGCGCCAGAACAGCCTGGAGCGCGAAGATGGGGAAGCCGCGTTACGCGCTCTGCGCGTTCCAATGGTGGTGATTGTCGGCGAGAACGACCAGATCACGCCCGCTGAAGGCCATCGGGAAATGGCGACGGCGATCGGATGCTCTCACCTGGTGGTGATCCCGCAGACGGGACACATGACGCCGATGGAAGCCCCGGGTGCGGTCAATGGCGCGCTACGCCACTGGCTGCAACGTCCCGCCGGACATCGCTGA
- the rpoH gene encoding RNA polymerase sigma factor RpoH: MSTMAVNSLSVMSPDGGLSRYLTEIRKFPMLSKDEEFMLAQRWKEHQDPQAAHKMVTSHLRLVAKIAMGYRGYGLPIGEVISEGNVGLMQAVKKFEPEKGFRLATYAMWWIRASIQEYILRSWSLVKMGTTAAQKKLFFNLRKAKSQIAAFQEGDLHPDQVSAIATKLGVLDSEVISMNRRLSGPDASLNAPLRADGESEWQDWLADEEQVSQETRVAEDEEKSLRMSLLEEAMVELTDRERHILTERRLKDEPTTLEELAAQYGVSRERVRQIEVRAFEKLQKTMREAAIAKNMVEA, from the coding sequence ATGAGTACGATGGCCGTGAATTCTCTATCGGTGATGTCGCCGGACGGCGGCTTGTCGCGTTACCTCACCGAGATCCGCAAGTTCCCGATGCTCAGCAAGGACGAGGAGTTCATGCTGGCTCAGCGCTGGAAAGAGCATCAGGACCCGCAAGCGGCCCACAAGATGGTCACCAGCCACCTGCGCCTCGTGGCCAAGATCGCCATGGGCTATCGCGGCTACGGCCTGCCGATCGGCGAGGTGATCTCCGAAGGCAATGTCGGCCTGATGCAGGCCGTCAAGAAGTTCGAGCCTGAAAAGGGCTTCCGCCTGGCGACCTACGCCATGTGGTGGATCCGCGCCTCGATCCAGGAATACATCCTGCGCTCTTGGTCGCTGGTGAAGATGGGCACGACCGCCGCGCAGAAGAAGCTGTTCTTCAACCTGCGCAAGGCCAAGAGCCAGATCGCCGCCTTCCAGGAAGGCGACCTGCACCCTGACCAGGTCAGCGCCATCGCCACGAAGCTGGGCGTGCTGGACAGCGAAGTCATCTCGATGAACCGTCGCCTGTCGGGCCCCGACGCCTCGCTGAACGCGCCGCTGCGCGCCGACGGCGAGAGCGAGTGGCAGGACTGGCTGGCCGACGAGGAGCAGGTCTCCCAGGAGACCCGCGTCGCCGAGGACGAGGAAAAGTCGTTGCGGATGTCGCTTCTGGAAGAGGCGATGGTCGAACTGACGGACCGCGAGCGTCACATCCTGACCGAACGTCGCCTGAAGGACGAGCCGACCACCCTGGAAGAACTCGCCGCCCAGTACGGCGTCAGCCGCGAGCGCGTGCGCCAGATCGAGGTCCGCGCGTTCGAGAAGCTGCAAAAGACCATGCGCGAGGCGGCGATCGCCAAGAACATGGTCGAGGCCTAA
- a CDS encoding bifunctional diguanylate cyclase/phosphodiesterase, whose amino-acid sequence MFTLRDTVSFLEPAREDHLGKALYDRFREEPDTLIIPVLDRDDRPIGLVERNAFFLRMAAEYGRALYANRPISTLMDREPLVVDANTELAEFTSDSLSYRASDLLRGFIVTDNERYLGVGTVLALLQASNETNRRGVAQIARLAHYDPLTDLPNRVLFQKSLSEALARRSRKGDALAVHFVDLDRFKTVNDTLGHPLGDALLKIAAERLRGCVREGDTVARLGGDEFAVVQTGLDDANGATRLAARIVEAMSAPFDLQGHQVVIGASVGVSLAPTDGDEADELLKKADMALYRAKADGRGAYHFFERAMDEQLQARRALELDLRRAVQAGEFELVYQPLYHLGDERVTGCEALLRWRHPERGTVSPADFIPLAEEIGLIVPLGEWVLRRACAEAANWPDHVRLAVNLSPAQFRDRGLVRTVISALASSGLAAERLELEITESVLLQDSAANMTMLHDLKALGVRISMDDFGTGYSSLSYLRSFPFDKIKIDQTFVRDILHDSDALAIIKAVLDLGASMGVTTTAEGVETLEQLNALRGQGCAEIQGYFISRPAPASEIAKMLGITETSATEAAAPLVSFSQRETEGPAPQAWEGQGLQLQTERRHAG is encoded by the coding sequence ATGTTCACCCTGCGTGACACTGTTTCTTTCCTGGAGCCGGCGCGAGAGGATCACCTCGGCAAGGCGCTGTATGATCGATTCCGGGAAGAGCCCGACACCCTGATTATTCCGGTCTTGGACCGGGACGACCGTCCGATCGGACTGGTCGAACGCAACGCTTTCTTCCTGCGCATGGCGGCCGAGTACGGGCGTGCGCTGTATGCCAACCGGCCGATCTCCACCCTGATGGACCGCGAGCCGCTGGTCGTAGACGCAAACACCGAACTGGCCGAGTTCACCTCGGACAGTCTGTCCTATCGCGCCTCGGACCTGCTGCGCGGGTTCATCGTCACCGACAACGAGCGCTATCTGGGCGTTGGCACGGTGCTGGCCCTGCTGCAGGCTAGCAACGAAACCAACCGCCGGGGCGTAGCCCAGATCGCGCGGCTGGCGCACTACGACCCGCTGACCGACCTGCCCAACCGCGTTCTCTTCCAGAAGTCGCTGAGCGAAGCTCTGGCGCGGCGTTCACGCAAGGGTGACGCCTTGGCGGTGCATTTCGTGGATCTGGATCGCTTCAAGACCGTCAACGACACCCTGGGTCATCCGCTGGGTGACGCCTTGCTGAAAATCGCCGCCGAGCGTCTGCGCGGCTGCGTGCGCGAAGGCGACACCGTCGCGCGCCTGGGTGGCGACGAGTTCGCCGTCGTTCAGACGGGACTGGACGACGCCAACGGCGCGACGCGCCTGGCGGCCCGGATCGTCGAGGCCATGTCCGCGCCGTTCGATCTGCAAGGTCATCAAGTCGTGATCGGCGCCAGCGTCGGTGTCAGCCTAGCGCCCACAGATGGTGATGAAGCCGACGAACTTTTGAAGAAGGCCGACATGGCGCTATACCGCGCCAAGGCCGACGGGCGCGGCGCCTACCACTTCTTCGAGCGCGCCATGGACGAGCAACTGCAAGCCCGTCGCGCCCTGGAGCTGGATCTGCGTCGCGCGGTGCAGGCGGGTGAGTTCGAACTGGTCTACCAGCCCCTTTATCACCTCGGGGACGAACGGGTGACCGGTTGCGAGGCCCTGCTGCGCTGGCGTCACCCCGAGCGCGGCACAGTCTCGCCCGCCGATTTCATTCCTCTGGCCGAGGAGATCGGCCTGATCGTCCCGCTGGGCGAGTGGGTTCTGCGGCGCGCCTGCGCCGAGGCCGCCAACTGGCCCGACCATGTCCGCCTGGCGGTCAATCTGTCGCCGGCCCAGTTCCGCGATCGTGGGCTTGTCCGCACCGTCATCTCGGCGCTGGCAAGTTCGGGGCTGGCGGCCGAGCGGCTGGAACTGGAGATCACCGAGTCGGTCCTGCTGCAGGACAGCGCCGCCAACATGACCATGCTGCACGACCTCAAGGCGCTGGGCGTGCGGATTTCGATGGACGACTTCGGCACCGGCTACAGCTCGCTGAGCTATCTTCGCAGCTTCCCGTTCGACAAGATCAAGATCGACCAGACCTTCGTGCGCGACATCCTGCATGACAGCGACGCCCTGGCGATCATCAAGGCGGTGCTGGACCTGGGCGCCTCGATGGGCGTCACCACGACGGCCGAGGGCGTCGAGACCCTGGAGCAGTTGAACGCCCTGCGCGGTCAGGGCTGCGCCGAAATCCAGGGCTATTTCATCAGCCGTCCGGCTCCCGCTAGCGAGATCGCCAAGATGCTGGGGATCACCGAGACCTCGGCCACCGAAGCGGCGGCGCCCCTGGTTTCCTTCTCGCAGAGGGAGACGGAGGGGCCCGCGCCCCAGGCGTGGGAGGGTCAGGGGTTGCAGCTTCAAACTGAGCGCCGCCACGCCGGGTGA
- a CDS encoding epoxide hydrolase family protein, whose amino-acid sequence MPKPFEVNWSREAVDKVLSQVRAYDFPPAPEGGGWGYGCDADFLKDLCAYWTDGFDVGAVQANLNRFPQFSATIEDLDIHFVHVVGEANGKRPLLITHGWPGSHFEFWDAIEPLAFPSRHGGDPADAFDLVIPSLPGFGFSGKPKRPLGQRATARLFNTLMTRELGYETYLAQGGDWGGLVTSWLGLDHGAHVKAIHLNMIGLRPAGPPRTQEEIDWITGFGAQMDLWGAYFRLQASKPQSVAWLGAGNPVGQAAWILERFHDWADLSTKPFEQVFTRDQLLTNLMIYVMTGSFTTGAWYYRAMLEEGGPVLTEGQRCGTPTAFANFPGESIYKPPPRSWADRAYNITRWSEMPRGGHFAAMEEPGLFVDDVRAWARELPSL is encoded by the coding sequence ATGCCAAAGCCGTTCGAGGTCAACTGGAGCCGCGAGGCCGTCGACAAGGTTCTGAGCCAAGTCCGCGCCTACGATTTCCCGCCCGCGCCCGAAGGCGGCGGCTGGGGCTACGGCTGCGACGCGGACTTCCTGAAGGACCTCTGCGCCTACTGGACCGACGGTTTCGACGTCGGCGCGGTGCAGGCCAATCTGAACCGCTTCCCGCAGTTCAGCGCCACCATCGAAGACCTCGACATCCACTTCGTTCACGTGGTTGGCGAGGCGAACGGCAAGCGGCCGCTCTTGATCACCCACGGCTGGCCGGGCAGTCACTTCGAGTTCTGGGACGCGATCGAGCCGCTAGCCTTCCCCTCACGCCACGGCGGCGATCCGGCGGACGCCTTCGATCTGGTGATCCCGTCGCTGCCGGGCTTCGGCTTCTCGGGAAAGCCGAAGCGCCCCTTGGGCCAGCGGGCGACCGCGCGCCTCTTCAACACCCTGATGACCCGTGAGCTCGGCTACGAGACCTACCTCGCCCAAGGCGGCGACTGGGGCGGGCTGGTCACTTCGTGGCTGGGCCTCGACCACGGCGCGCATGTGAAGGCCATCCATCTGAACATGATCGGCCTGCGTCCCGCCGGTCCGCCGCGCACCCAGGAGGAGATCGACTGGATCACCGGCTTCGGCGCCCAGATGGACCTTTGGGGGGCCTATTTCCGCCTGCAGGCCAGTAAGCCGCAGTCGGTGGCGTGGCTGGGCGCCGGCAACCCGGTCGGTCAGGCAGCCTGGATTCTCGAGCGCTTCCACGATTGGGCTGACCTGTCGACCAAGCCGTTCGAACAGGTCTTCACCCGCGACCAACTGCTGACCAACCTGATGATCTACGTGATGACCGGCAGTTTCACGACCGGCGCCTGGTACTACCGCGCCATGCTGGAAGAAGGTGGCCCGGTGCTGACCGAGGGCCAGCGCTGCGGGACGCCCACCGCCTTCGCCAACTTCCCGGGCGAGAGCATCTACAAGCCCCCGCCCCGCTCGTGGGCCGACCGCGCCTACAACATCACGCGCTGGAGCGAGATGCCGCGTGGCGGCCACTTCGCCGCGATGGAAGAGCCCGGCCTGTTCGTCGACGATGTGCGGGCGTGGGCGCGAGAACTCCCCTCCCTCTGA
- a CDS encoding carboxymuconolactone decarboxylase family protein, whose translation MPRLRQIPRAEVTDKGTLRLYDLLFGDRDPVAQPGTETGTRGDWWTVFAGSPDILRHAAQGFALYRDPARKLDPVLRELAQTRAGWARGSQFVFSQHCKSLRGLGVSEEKIAAVPQWQVSEVFDAHERAVLAYADGLVLDGGRVADGVFAALKAFLCDEEILELTYITCLYEMHAVMSRALRTEFDDRDEPVVEVAAPEAFRSRDFLDTGR comes from the coding sequence ATGCCGCGCCTGCGCCAGATCCCCCGCGCCGAGGTCACCGACAAGGGGACCCTGCGGCTCTACGATCTGCTGTTCGGCGACCGCGATCCGGTGGCCCAGCCGGGCACCGAAACCGGCACGCGCGGCGACTGGTGGACAGTCTTCGCCGGCAGTCCCGACATCCTGCGCCACGCTGCGCAAGGCTTCGCTCTCTACCGCGATCCGGCCCGCAAGCTTGACCCTGTGCTCCGCGAGCTGGCGCAGACGCGGGCCGGCTGGGCGCGGGGCAGCCAGTTCGTTTTCTCGCAGCACTGCAAGTCGCTGCGCGGGCTGGGTGTGTCGGAGGAGAAGATCGCCGCCGTTCCGCAATGGCAGGTCTCCGAGGTCTTCGACGCGCACGAACGCGCGGTGCTCGCTTATGCCGACGGTCTGGTCCTGGACGGCGGCCGGGTGGCCGACGGCGTGTTCGCGGCGCTGAAGGCGTTCCTTTGTGACGAAGAAATCCTTGAGCTGACCTACATCACCTGTCTCTACGAGATGCACGCGGTGATGAGCCGGGCCCTGCGCACTGAGTTTGATGATCGCGATGAGCCCGTCGTCGAGGTCGCAGCGCCGGAGGCGTTCAGGTCTAGGGACTTCCTGGATACCGGCCGTTAA
- a CDS encoding beta-eliminating lyase-related protein, with product MARYDFASDNVAGAMPEVMEALIAANAGTASGYGTDHVSRAAADRIRAALDADAEVRFTASGTAANAFALTLLAAPHEAVLAHEHAHICTDETGAPGFFGQGVGLIGLPGASGKMELAPLEAALAQPDVSYRQPAAALSLTTATEYGTVYSQAHLESLIAPVKAKGYGVHLDGARLANAVAAGFDLKSIAKMGVDILVMGGAKAGSTPTEAVVFLNPDHARRLDARLKHAGQLISKGRFLAAPWLGLLGENGDTGPWAARAAHANAMARKLADLMPFPIKHAVEANGIFVQMDEPTLERLRGEGWFVYRFLDGTVRFMCSWATTPEMVEDLGEALRRVA from the coding sequence ATGGCCCGCTACGATTTCGCGTCCGACAATGTCGCCGGCGCCATGCCTGAGGTCATGGAGGCGTTGATCGCCGCCAACGCCGGGACCGCCTCGGGCTATGGGACCGACCACGTCAGCCGCGCCGCCGCCGATCGCATCCGCGCGGCGCTGGACGCTGACGCCGAGGTTCGGTTCACCGCCTCGGGCACCGCCGCCAACGCCTTCGCCCTGACCCTGCTGGCCGCGCCGCACGAGGCGGTCCTGGCCCATGAGCATGCTCACATCTGCACCGACGAGACCGGCGCGCCGGGGTTCTTTGGTCAGGGCGTCGGCCTGATCGGCCTGCCGGGCGCTTCGGGCAAGATGGAGCTGGCGCCGCTGGAGGCGGCGCTGGCGCAGCCGGACGTCTCCTACCGCCAGCCTGCGGCGGCCCTGTCGCTGACAACCGCCACCGAGTACGGCACGGTCTATTCGCAGGCGCATCTGGAGAGCCTGATCGCGCCGGTGAAGGCCAAGGGCTACGGCGTCCACCTTGACGGCGCGCGACTGGCCAATGCGGTCGCGGCGGGCTTTGATCTGAAGAGCATCGCCAAGATGGGCGTCGACATCCTGGTGATGGGCGGCGCCAAGGCCGGCTCGACCCCGACCGAGGCCGTGGTGTTCCTGAACCCCGACCACGCGCGACGCCTGGACGCTCGCCTCAAGCACGCCGGTCAACTGATCTCGAAAGGTCGCTTCCTGGCCGCGCCGTGGCTGGGCCTGCTGGGGGAGAATGGCGACACTGGTCCCTGGGCCGCCCGCGCCGCTCACGCCAACGCTATGGCGCGCAAGCTGGCGGACCTGATGCCGTTCCCGATCAAACACGCTGTCGAAGCCAACGGCATCTTCGTCCAGATGGACGAACCGACCCTGGAGCGTCTGCGCGGCGAGGGTTGGTTCGTCTACCGCTTCCTGGACGGCACGGTCCGCTTCATGTGCTCGTGGGCCACGACGCCCGAGATGGTCGAGGACCTCGGCGAAGCGCTGAGGCGGGTAGCCTGA
- a CDS encoding EamA family transporter has translation MTRGGAQSKATTADGAPMPQVALPLRHFLLALAVVAVWGTNFVVIRVGLDHLPPLLFATLRFSMVLLPMAFFVKRPAVSWGNLAAYGVAIGAGQFGLLFVAMKGHISPGLASLVVQTQVFFTIGMAMWISRERVQGFQVVALLLAASGIILIAAHGGGSATPLGVMLVLLAAASWSAGNMVARQAGPVNMLGYVVWASLFSIPPLFAMSLWLEGWPAIVKGVIHADALTWAAVAWQAVGNTMFGYAAWGWLLARYPAATITPMALLVPVFGMGASALLLHEPLPAWKLIAAALVLTGLAVNMLWPKVRAWRAAAA, from the coding sequence GTGACGCGGGGCGGGGCGCAATCGAAGGCGACCACCGCCGATGGAGCGCCCATGCCCCAAGTCGCCCTGCCTTTACGCCACTTCCTGCTGGCCCTGGCCGTGGTGGCGGTGTGGGGCACCAATTTCGTGGTCATCCGCGTGGGCCTCGATCACCTGCCGCCGCTGCTGTTCGCCACCCTGCGCTTCTCGATGGTGCTGCTGCCGATGGCGTTCTTCGTCAAGCGGCCGGCGGTGTCTTGGGGCAACCTCGCCGCCTACGGCGTGGCGATCGGCGCAGGGCAGTTTGGCCTGCTGTTCGTGGCCATGAAGGGCCACATTTCGCCAGGTCTTGCCTCGCTGGTGGTGCAGACCCAGGTGTTCTTCACCATCGGCATGGCCATGTGGATCAGCCGCGAGCGCGTGCAGGGCTTTCAGGTCGTGGCCCTGCTGCTGGCCGCCTCTGGGATCATCCTGATCGCCGCGCACGGCGGCGGCTCAGCGACTCCGCTCGGCGTCATGCTGGTGCTGCTGGCGGCGGCCAGTTGGTCGGCTGGCAACATGGTGGCGCGCCAGGCTGGCCCGGTGAATATGCTGGGCTATGTGGTCTGGGCGAGTCTCTTCTCGATCCCGCCACTCTTTGCGATGTCGTTGTGGTTGGAAGGCTGGCCGGCCATCGTCAAGGGCGTCATCCATGCCGACGCCCTCACCTGGGCCGCCGTCGCGTGGCAAGCCGTGGGCAACACCATGTTCGGTTACGCCGCCTGGGGCTGGCTCCTGGCCCGCTATCCGGCCGCCACCATCACGCCGATGGCCCTGCTGGTGCCGGTGTTTGGCATGGGCGCATCGGCCCTCCTGCTGCACGAACCCTTGCCCGCCTGGAAGCTGATCGCCGCCGCCCTGGTGCTGACGGGCCTAGCGGTGAACATGCTGTGGCCGAAGGTGCGGGCCTGGAGAGCGGCGGCGGCTTGA
- a CDS encoding phage holin family protein: MLRLIFRILIAAFGLWLATQIVPGVSADGWKTLVIAGLLLGIVNAVVRPIVTVLTFPLTLATLGLFLLVVNAGMIGLVAWMLEGLRVQGLWAGILAAVVTGVVSWGGQILLGDTKSERE, from the coding sequence ATGCTACGTCTCATCTTTCGCATCCTGATCGCCGCCTTCGGTCTCTGGCTGGCGACCCAGATCGTGCCCGGCGTTTCGGCGGACGGCTGGAAGACACTGGTCATTGCGGGCTTGCTGCTGGGGATCGTCAACGCGGTGGTGCGTCCGATCGTTACTGTGCTCACCTTCCCCCTGACCCTGGCGACGCTGGGACTTTTCCTGCTGGTGGTGAACGCCGGCATGATCGGGCTGGTGGCCTGGATGCTGGAGGGGCTCAGGGTCCAGGGCCTCTGGGCGGGGATCCTGGCGGCGGTCGTCACCGGCGTGGTCAGTTGGGGCGGCCAGATCCTTCTTGGCGACACCAAGAGCGAGCGGGAATAG